From the Streptomyces nigrescens genome, one window contains:
- a CDS encoding glycoside hydrolase family 27 protein — MPHPSVPRIGRTFAGLTAVAACSAGLLAAPAPASATPDPARAPGAPRLAGAYPNLAPRPPMGWNNWSYYMCDLDEKVVLDNARALVRTGLARKGYRTVTVDDCWMSRQRDDRGRLVADRTKFPHGMAHLGEQLHRMGLKFGIYADVGTLTCEKYPGSLGHFQQDAEQFARWKVDYVKADGCNVPVTPGHGKEAAYRDLYGQLSRALRATGRPMTFSVSAPAYFQFDGDSVWHRVMGWSAEVGNLWRTGRDVALEKSTPAAKWASIVYNFRYNSRLAGLQRPGRWNDPDFLLAGAAGLTRHETQSQMSLWAMMAAPLISSTDVGALSPAARKVLGNEQVIAVDQDPLGVQGRVVAQDDDSAVLSKPLKNGDRAVALFNSGGSPRTLSVSAGAAGLAKSGSYELHNLVTGRRTHSEGNIVAREVPPHSTVLYRVTPH, encoded by the coding sequence GTGCCCCATCCGTCGGTACCCCGCATCGGCCGCACCTTCGCCGGACTGACCGCCGTCGCCGCCTGCTCGGCCGGGCTGCTGGCGGCCCCCGCGCCCGCCTCCGCCACCCCCGATCCGGCCCGCGCGCCCGGCGCCCCGCGCCTCGCCGGGGCGTATCCGAATCTGGCGCCGCGCCCCCCGATGGGCTGGAACAACTGGTCGTACTACATGTGCGACCTCGACGAGAAGGTCGTCCTCGACAATGCGCGGGCGCTGGTCCGCACGGGGCTGGCCCGCAAGGGCTACCGCACCGTCACCGTCGACGACTGCTGGATGAGCAGACAGCGTGACGACCGCGGCCGGCTGGTGGCGGACCGGACGAAGTTCCCGCACGGTATGGCCCACCTCGGGGAGCAGCTGCACCGGATGGGGCTGAAGTTCGGGATCTACGCGGACGTCGGCACGCTCACTTGTGAGAAGTACCCGGGCAGCCTGGGGCACTTCCAGCAGGACGCGGAGCAGTTCGCCCGCTGGAAGGTGGACTACGTCAAGGCGGACGGCTGCAATGTGCCGGTGACGCCGGGGCACGGCAAGGAGGCGGCCTACCGGGATCTGTACGGACAGCTGAGCCGTGCGCTGCGTGCCACCGGCCGTCCGATGACCTTCTCCGTGTCGGCACCGGCCTATTTCCAGTTCGACGGGGACAGCGTCTGGCACCGGGTCATGGGCTGGTCGGCCGAGGTCGGCAACCTGTGGCGGACCGGCCGGGACGTGGCCCTGGAGAAGAGCACACCTGCCGCGAAGTGGGCCTCCATCGTCTACAACTTCCGCTACAACTCCCGCCTGGCCGGCCTCCAGCGTCCCGGGCGCTGGAACGATCCGGACTTTCTGCTGGCCGGGGCGGCGGGGCTGACGCGGCATGAGACGCAGAGCCAGATGTCGCTGTGGGCGATGATGGCCGCACCGCTGATCTCCAGTACGGATGTGGGCGCGCTGTCCCCCGCGGCGCGCAAGGTGCTCGGGAACGAGCAGGTCATCGCCGTCGACCAGGATCCGCTCGGCGTCCAGGGGCGCGTCGTCGCGCAGGACGACGACTCGGCGGTGCTGTCCAAGCCGCTGAAGAACGGCGACCGGGCGGTCGCCCTGTTCAACTCGGGCGGCAGCCCGCGCACCCTGTCCGTCTCCGCCGGCGCGGCCGGTCTGGCGAAGTCCGGCTCCTACGAGCTGCACAATCTGGTCACCGGCCGCCGTACGCACAGTGAGGGGAACATCGTGGCGCGGGAGGTGCCGCCGCACAGCACCGTGCTCTACCGGGTCACTCCGCACTGA
- a CDS encoding phytoene desaturase family protein: protein MPERTSYDAVIVGGGHNGLVAAAYLARAGRSVLVLERLDHTGGAAVSTRAFAGVDARLSRYSYLVSLLPPKIVQDLGLRFAVRKRTVSSYTPAVRDGRPTGLLVGGGEARTRTAFAELTGSDREFTAWQRFYGSTQRLAERVFPTLTGPLPSRAALRATVDDDALWHALFERPLGELVEETFTDDLVRGVVLTDALIGTFAGAHDPSLRQNRCFLYHVIGGGTGDWDVPIGGMGALTDALADAARRAGAEIVTDCAVTGIATDGHSAEVTCDQGTVGARRVLVNAAPRELARLLGEAPPPPAEGAQLKVNMLLTRLPRLRDTGVDPREAFSGTFHIAEGYRQLADAYQQAASGGLPVSPPSEIYCHSLTDPSILGADLVRQGYQTLTLFGLHAPARLFTADNDATRDRLLAATLAELDTHLAEPLAGCLAHDADGRPCIEARSPLDLDRELGLPGGNIFHRDLAFPYAEPADDAAEGTAPARWGVATTHPNVLLCGAGAVRGGGVSGIPGHNAAMAVLEEG, encoded by the coding sequence ATGCCGGAACGGACTTCGTATGACGCGGTCATCGTCGGTGGCGGGCACAACGGACTGGTGGCCGCCGCCTATCTCGCACGCGCAGGACGCAGCGTGCTGGTGCTGGAGCGGCTGGACCACACCGGTGGTGCCGCCGTGTCGACCCGGGCGTTCGCCGGGGTCGATGCCCGGCTGTCCCGTTACTCCTACCTCGTCAGCCTGCTGCCGCCGAAGATCGTGCAGGATCTCGGGCTGCGGTTCGCGGTCCGCAAACGCACCGTCTCCTCCTACACCCCCGCCGTACGCGACGGCCGCCCCACCGGGCTCCTCGTCGGCGGCGGCGAGGCCCGGACCCGTACCGCGTTCGCCGAACTCACCGGCTCCGACCGTGAGTTCACCGCCTGGCAGCGCTTCTACGGAAGCACCCAGCGGCTGGCCGAACGGGTCTTCCCCACCCTGACCGGGCCGCTCCCCTCGCGCGCCGCGCTGCGCGCCACGGTCGACGACGACGCCCTCTGGCACGCGCTGTTCGAACGCCCCCTGGGTGAGCTGGTCGAGGAGACCTTCACCGACGACCTGGTCCGCGGAGTGGTGCTCACCGACGCCCTGATCGGCACCTTCGCCGGTGCTCATGATCCGTCGCTGCGCCAGAACCGCTGCTTCCTCTACCACGTGATCGGCGGCGGCACCGGCGACTGGGACGTCCCCATCGGCGGGATGGGCGCCCTCACCGACGCCCTGGCCGACGCCGCCCGCCGGGCCGGGGCGGAGATCGTCACCGACTGCGCGGTGACCGGTATCGCGACGGACGGCCACAGCGCGGAGGTGACCTGCGACCAGGGCACCGTCGGCGCCCGCCGGGTCCTCGTCAACGCCGCCCCGCGGGAGCTGGCCCGCCTCCTGGGCGAGGCTCCGCCGCCACCCGCCGAGGGTGCCCAGCTCAAGGTCAATATGCTGCTCACCCGGCTGCCGCGGCTACGGGACACCGGCGTGGACCCGCGGGAGGCCTTCTCCGGCACCTTCCACATCGCCGAGGGCTACCGCCAGCTGGCGGACGCCTACCAGCAGGCCGCGTCCGGCGGTCTGCCCGTCTCCCCGCCCTCCGAGATCTACTGCCACTCCCTCACCGACCCCTCCATCCTCGGCGCCGACCTGGTCCGCCAGGGCTACCAGACGCTCACCCTGTTCGGGCTGCACGCCCCCGCGCGGCTGTTCACCGCCGACAACGACGCCACCCGCGACCGCCTCCTGGCGGCCACCCTCGCCGAGCTGGACACCCACCTCGCCGAACCCCTCGCCGGCTGCCTGGCCCACGACGCCGACGGCCGCCCCTGCATCGAGGCCAGATCCCCCCTCGACCTGGACCGTGAACTGGGCCTGCCCGGCGGCAACATCTTCCACCGCGACCTGGCCTTTCCGTACGCGGAGCCGGCGGATGACGCCGCCGAGGGCACCGCCCCGGCCCGCTGGGGGGTGGCGACCACGCATCCCAACGTCCTCCTGTGCGGCGCGGGCGCGGTACGCGGCGGGGGAGTGAGCGGTATCCCGGGCCACAACGCGGCGATGGCGGTGCTGGAGGAGGGGTGA
- a CDS encoding NAD(P)H-dependent flavin oxidoreductase → MQTELSNTLGAEHAVFGFTPFPAVAAAITRAGGFGVLGAVRYTAPDELARDLDWMQEHTDGLPYGLDVVMPAKKVAGVSEAEVEAMIPEGHRRFVAELLEKHRVPRLAEGEASGWRITGWMEEVARTQLDVAFDYPIKLLANALGSPPADVIERAHAHGVLVAALAGSPRHALHHKAAGIDIVVAQGYEAGGHTGEIATMVLTPEVVAAVDPLPVLAAGGIGTGEQIAAGLALGAQGVWLGSLWLTTEEAQLHSRRLTAKLLAAGPGDTVRSRALTGKPARQLRTAWTDAWDDPSGPGPLPMPLQGLLVAEANSRIQRHEVEPLLGTPVGQIVGRMNSERSVQAVFDELTRGFERAIDRINRIAGRA, encoded by the coding sequence ATGCAGACGGAGCTGAGCAACACGCTGGGAGCCGAGCACGCCGTCTTCGGGTTCACCCCCTTCCCCGCGGTCGCCGCGGCGATCACGCGGGCCGGCGGGTTCGGAGTGCTCGGGGCGGTCCGGTACACCGCGCCGGACGAACTGGCGCGTGACCTCGACTGGATGCAGGAGCACACCGACGGGCTGCCGTACGGGCTCGATGTGGTGATGCCCGCCAAGAAGGTGGCAGGCGTCAGCGAGGCCGAGGTCGAAGCGATGATCCCAGAGGGGCACCGCCGCTTCGTCGCCGAACTGCTCGAAAAACACCGGGTACCGCGGCTCGCGGAGGGCGAGGCGTCCGGCTGGCGGATCACCGGGTGGATGGAGGAGGTCGCCCGCACCCAGCTCGATGTGGCCTTCGACTACCCGATCAAGCTGCTGGCCAACGCCCTCGGGTCGCCGCCGGCCGATGTCATCGAGCGCGCCCACGCGCACGGCGTCCTCGTCGCCGCGCTGGCCGGCAGCCCCCGGCACGCCCTGCACCACAAGGCCGCCGGCATCGACATCGTCGTCGCCCAGGGGTACGAGGCCGGCGGGCACACCGGCGAGATCGCCACCATGGTGCTCACCCCGGAGGTGGTGGCCGCCGTCGACCCGCTGCCGGTGCTCGCCGCGGGCGGCATCGGCACCGGGGAGCAGATCGCCGCCGGGCTCGCCCTCGGCGCACAGGGCGTCTGGCTGGGCTCGCTCTGGCTGACCACCGAGGAGGCCCAGCTGCACTCCCGGCGGCTGACCGCGAAACTGCTCGCCGCGGGCCCCGGGGACACCGTCCGCTCCCGCGCCCTGACCGGCAAACCCGCCCGTCAGCTGCGCACCGCGTGGACCGACGCCTGGGACGACCCGAGCGGCCCCGGCCCCCTGCCCATGCCGCTGCAGGGCCTGCTGGTCGCCGAGGCCAACTCCCGTATCCAGCGGCACGAGGTCGAGCCGCTGCTGGGTACCCCGGTCGGCCAGATCGTCGGCCGGATGAACAGCGAGCGCAGCGTACAGGCCGTCTTCGACGAGCTGACCCGCGGCTTCGAGCGGGCCATCGACCGGATCAACCGCATCGCCGGACGCGCGTGA